Part of the Streptomyces antimycoticus genome, CGGGTCGATGGAGCCGAAGTCGGTGGTGCCCGCGGTGGCCACGACGGCCATGACGATCAGGCCCTCACGACGGCAGCGGTTCAGCTCATGGGCGAGGGCGACGGTCCGCATCCGGCGGTCCTGGTCGCAGGGGACCGGGACGACGGCCTCGTAGCCGAGCCCCAGGATGGCGGCGGCCTTCTGGATGGAGAAGTGGCTGGCCTGGGAGGTGAGGATGCGCAGCCGCGGCAGGATCGCGGATTTGGCGACCGTCTCGCCGGACGCGGCGGCCTCCTTCTCCACCAGCGTGCACGCCTCGTCGCGGGCGAGCAGCATCGCCTGCAGATTGGACTGGGTGCCGCCGCTGGTGAAGATGCCGTCCGCGGCCTCGCCGAGGCCGATGCGCTCGGTGGTCCAGTCGATCAGCCGGCGCTCGATGAGGGTGCCGCCCGCACTCTGGTCCCAGGTGTCCAGGGAGGAGTTGATGGCGGAGAGGACGGTCTCGCCCAGCAGTGCGGGGATCACCACGGGGCAGTTGAGGTGGGCGAGATAGCGCGGGTGGTGGAAGTAGACGGCGTCCTTGAGGTAGACGCTCTCCAGCTCCTTGAGCGCGGCGTCCGGATCGCCGAGCGGCCGCTCCAGGTCGATTCCGGAGATCTCGGGGGCGAGTTCGGCGGGGGTGACGCCGGTGAAGGGGCGCTCGGTGCGGGCGACGGTGGAGGCCACCAGGCCGACGCCGTCGGTCACGGAGCGCCGATAGCGTTCCGCCGTACGGCCGTTGAACAGGTGGGCCCTGCCATCCGCCGCCCCGGGTATCGGCTCCGGCGACGGGTCCTCAGCGGTCTGCGCGAGGAAACTCACGGTCTGTCCCTTCTGGAAATGAGCATGCGGGCGTGCGGAGGGCGCGGGGCGCGGGCATGCGGCTGGTGGGGGGAGCGGCGGCCCACGGCCTGACGGCCCGATGGGCGTGCGGGGGCGCTGGACGCGGCGACAGGGCGCGTGGGGGCGCGCCGAGCGGTTGGCCGCCCGTCGTCCAGGGGTCGGTCTCGCGGTCCCGTAGCGGGATTCGGTTATAGGGGCTCAGTTATGAGGATTCAGCTGTGGGGATTCGTGATTCGGGATTCGAGGTTCGGGATTCCGGATTCGGTGGTGCGGAGCCGGTCCGGTACGGAGATGGGGATCAGTCGTCGGTCGCGGGGCCGGTGCCCGACACGGCTTCCTCGACGAGCTGTTCCTCACAGGTGCCCAGGCGCCAGTAGCCGGTGAAGGTCACGGCCTTGCGGTGGAAGCCGCGTTCGCGCACCAGATGGCGGCGCAGCTCCTTGACGGTCCCGGCCTCGCCCGCGATCCAGGCGTACGGCGTGCCGGAGGGCAGCTCGGTGGTACCCACGGCGTTCAGCAGCAGCGCGGAGCGCGGGGTGCCGGGGGCCACGGCGTCCCGGACCAGCCAGGTGATCTCGGCTTTCGCCGCGGTGCGCAGCTCCTGCATGTCCTCGGCGTGCTGGACCTCGAGCCACACCTTGGCGGGCAGGTCGGCGGGCAGCCATTCGAGGATGCCCGCGATGGCGGGCAGCGCGGTCTCGTCGCCGGTGATCAGCACCCAGTCGGTGCCGGACGGCGGCCGGAAGTCGACACCGCCGTTGTCCTCCACGACCGGGCCCAGCAGGGTCACGCGGTCGCCCGCCTCGGCGCGTGCGGCCCAGCGGGCGGCCGGGCCGCTGTCGTCGTGCAGCGCGAAGTCCACGTCGATCTCGTCCGGGTCGTGGCGCTGCCGGCGCACCGTGTACGAGCGCATGATGCCGCGTTCGGCCGAGTCCATCGCCCGCCAGGTGGCGAACCAGCCTTCCCCCGCCTCGACCGGGACCACCGGGGCACTCTGGCCGGGGTGCGGCAGGAACAGTTTGAAGCGCTGGTCGCGGCCTCCGCTGGTGAAGTCCTTCAGACAGGCGCCGCCGAAGGTGATCCGTGCCATGGACGGTCCGAGCGGGCGGGTCCGTACGACCCGCGCGTCGAAGAAGCGGAACGGAACGGCGGTGGTGGCGGGGGCGGTCGTGGTGGCTGCGGTGGTCATGGCAGGGGGTCTTCCCTTCGCTTGCCGTGGGGAGGCCGGGCCGGCCGGTCGCGCTGACCGTTCAGCTGAGCTTCTTCGCGTCCTGGATGGCCTTGGTGAGGGATTCGACGAGCGGGGCGGCGCCGCCGTAGGAGAAGCGCGGCTCGCTGCTCCAGGGGGTGATCTGACCGGCCTTGACCGCGGCGAGCTTGGACCAGGTCGGCTTGGAGGTCAGGGCCCCGGGCTGGAGGGTGGCGGTGCGGTTGTCGAGGAAGAGCACATCCGCGTCGTACTTGTCGGCGTTCTCCCAGCTGAGGCTCTCGAAGTAGCCGCCCTTGTCGGGCTTTTCGGGGACGACGAAGTCGACGCCGAGCTCGCTGAAGTAGATCAGGTCGGCATTGATCTTCGGGCTGGAGACATAGAAGAGATCGGCGCTGGCGGAGCAGGCCATGACCTTGATCCGGTGCGATGTGACGGTTTTGCGCAGCGTCTCGGATGCCTTCTCGAACCGCGCCTTGGCGTCGGTGACCTTGTTGGCCTTCAGATCGGCGCCGAGTGCCTCGGCCAGTGCGGCATAGCGCTTGATGGGCTCGAGCATGGAGACCCGGCCGGTGGTGATGGCGGCGCTGGGGGCCAGCTGCAGGATCTTCTTCTTGCTGTCGTCCGGGATGTAGAAGAGCGCGCCGGGGTCGAACATGTTGGTGATCAGCAGATCGGGGCTGAGCGAGGCGTACTTCTCGACGTTGAACTGGCCCCAGGTGTTGCCGAGGGAGGTGGCCTGGTCGACGGGGAAGTCGCCCGCCTGGACGTCCGGCTCGCCGTTCTTCAGCGTGGTCGGCCCGAAGACGCCGGTGATCTGCTTCTCGATGCCGAAGTCGTAGAGCGCGGCCGCCGCGGCGATGTAGGCGACGATGTGCTGGGGCCGGCCGTCGAGGCTGATCTTCTTCTTGCGGTCATCGGTGAACGACCAGGAGCCGCCGCCGCCATCGCCGCCGGAGCCCGAACCGCCCTTGTCGCCACAGGCGGTGACCAGGGCTCCGAGTCCGAGGGCGCCGCCTGCGGTGAGCAGACCGCGACGGGAGAGGGGGAGTGCTCTGGCCTGGCGCATGAAGGTGCTCTCTCTCGATGCGTACGGGGACGTGGTTCACGGGACGGCAACCCGAGGACGTAGTTAGGTTAGCCTAACCAACCCGGTTGTCCAGTGGGTGGGGTCGTTCCGAACCTCACATCGAGGGGCTCACACGGCGGTTCAGGGCGGATTCACAGGTCCAGCACCAATCGGGGGCCACGGCAGCGTGAGACACAGATCATCATGGTCTCGCCCGAGGCCCGCTCCTCGTCGGTGAGCACGGAGTCGTGGTGGTCCACCTCTCCTTCGACGACATCCGTCTCGCACGTCCCACACGTGCCCTCCTCGCAGGAGTACAAAACCGGTACCCCCGCCTCCTCGACCGTGCGCAGCACACTGCGCTCCGGCTCCACGGTGAGGGTCAGCCCGGAGCGGGTGAGCACCAACTCGAAGGCCCCGACCGCCGGTTCGGCGCCCGCCGCGTCCGTACGGGGCTGGAAGCGCTCGGTGTGCAGGGACCCGTCCGGCCATCCGCGGCACGCCTCCTCGGCGGCCTGGAGCAGCGGTTCGGGACCGCAGCAGTAGACGAGGGTGCCGGGGGTGGCCGGGGTGTCGAGATACGGCGCGAGGTCGAGCAGCCCCTCCTCGTCCTGCGGCACCAGGCGCACCTTGTCGCCGTAACGGGCGGCGAGTTGGTCCGCGAACGCCATCGAGGCACGGGTGCGCCCGCCGTACAGCAGCCGCCAGTCGGCGCCCGCGGCCTCGGCGGCGGCCGTCATGGGGAGGAGCGGCGTGATGCCGATGCCGCCCGCGATGAACAGATAGCGGGCCGCCGGGCGCAGCGCGAAGTGGTTGCGCGGCCCGCGCACCCGCACCGCGCTGCCCTCGGTGAGGGTGTCGTGCACCCGGGCGGAGCCGCCGCGCCCGGCGGATGCGCGGAGCACCGCGATCCGCCAGGAGGCGCGGTCGGCGGGGTCGCCGCACAGCGAGTACTGCCGGGTCGGGCCCGGGTCGAGGACGAGGTCGAGATGGGCGCCGGGCTCCCAGGCGGGGAGTTCACGGCCGGCCGGATGGCGCAGGGTGAGCGCCACCACGTCCGAGGCCACCTCCTCCCGGCGGGCCACCAGCAGGGTGTCCTCGTACTCGCCGCCGGGGTTCGTCACGTCATCTCCTTACGGTGGTCGGCGGGATGGTGCCCGGTGGGGTGGGCGAGCATCCACTGCCACAGCTCGACCGGGTCCTCGGCGGCGTGTTCGGCGCCGCAGTGGCAGACCCCGTGCAGCACATCGGTGCCGGGCAGC contains:
- a CDS encoding pyridoxal phosphate-dependent decarboxylase family protein: MSFLAQTAEDPSPEPIPGAADGRAHLFNGRTAERYRRSVTDGVGLVASTVARTERPFTGVTPAELAPEISGIDLERPLGDPDAALKELESVYLKDAVYFHHPRYLAHLNCPVVIPALLGETVLSAINSSLDTWDQSAGGTLIERRLIDWTTERIGLGEAADGIFTSGGTQSNLQAMLLARDEACTLVEKEAAASGETVAKSAILPRLRILTSQASHFSIQKAAAILGLGYEAVVPVPCDQDRRMRTVALAHELNRCRREGLIVMAVVATAGTTDFGSIDPLPEIAELCDRHGTWMHVDAAYGCGLLASPTRRGLLDGIERADSVTVDYHKSFFQPVSSSAVLVRDRATLGHATYHADYLNPERSARNLIPNQVDKSIQTTRRFDALKLWLTLRIMGADAVGALFDEVVDRAAEAWALLDTDPRYEVVTQPQLSTLVFRYVPPTDGPGDPDLVDRANLHAREALAASGAAVVAGTVVDGRHYLKFTLLNPETSLSDIAFVLDLLAEHAGQYLALHIEPELSGPRHSRAS
- a CDS encoding siderophore-interacting protein gives rise to the protein MTTAATTTAPATTAVPFRFFDARVVRTRPLGPSMARITFGGACLKDFTSGGRDQRFKLFLPHPGQSAPVVPVEAGEGWFATWRAMDSAERGIMRSYTVRRQRHDPDEIDVDFALHDDSGPAARWAARAEAGDRVTLLGPVVEDNGGVDFRPPSGTDWVLITGDETALPAIAGILEWLPADLPAKVWLEVQHAEDMQELRTAAKAEITWLVRDAVAPGTPRSALLLNAVGTTELPSGTPYAWIAGEAGTVKELRRHLVRERGFHRKAVTFTGYWRLGTCEEQLVEEAVSGTGPATDD
- a CDS encoding ABC transporter substrate-binding protein, translated to MRQARALPLSRRGLLTAGGALGLGALVTACGDKGGSGSGGDGGGGSWSFTDDRKKKISLDGRPQHIVAYIAAAAALYDFGIEKQITGVFGPTTLKNGEPDVQAGDFPVDQATSLGNTWGQFNVEKYASLSPDLLITNMFDPGALFYIPDDSKKKILQLAPSAAITTGRVSMLEPIKRYAALAEALGADLKANKVTDAKARFEKASETLRKTVTSHRIKVMACSASADLFYVSSPKINADLIYFSELGVDFVVPEKPDKGGYFESLSWENADKYDADVLFLDNRTATLQPGALTSKPTWSKLAAVKAGQITPWSSEPRFSYGGAAPLVESLTKAIQDAKKLS
- a CDS encoding PDR/VanB family oxidoreductase; amino-acid sequence: MTNPGGEYEDTLLVARREEVASDVVALTLRHPAGRELPAWEPGAHLDLVLDPGPTRQYSLCGDPADRASWRIAVLRASAGRGGSARVHDTLTEGSAVRVRGPRNHFALRPAARYLFIAGGIGITPLLPMTAAAEAAGADWRLLYGGRTRASMAFADQLAARYGDKVRLVPQDEEGLLDLAPYLDTPATPGTLVYCCGPEPLLQAAEEACRGWPDGSLHTERFQPRTDAAGAEPAVGAFELVLTRSGLTLTVEPERSVLRTVEEAGVPVLYSCEEGTCGTCETDVVEGEVDHHDSVLTDEERASGETMMICVSRCRGPRLVLDL